aagtacactagtgttttcgcatttagcccccatcgaaatgcggtcaccgtggccgggatttgatcccgcgacctcgtccttagcagcccaacaccacagccactaagcaaccacggcgggtctaatATAACATAAGATAAAGTTAAGTGCAACGCCATCCACATCTTCACATGCAGGGTGATCATTATTAGGTTTTCTTAAATTTGTAAAAATGGCCTGTtccagataacataattctagtccttgagctcgattattcagagaggcggataTTACTGGAACGAAAAAccgaaacaaatattcaactaatgaacaagaATCCTCTGATTATCTTTtgcattaattactttacggcacatatagcaatttacgaatcgtagccggtgagtttgcaaggtgtatccgCTTGGCATGactttccagaatgacactagttCGGAGAGATGCGCCATCAACCTTGCAtgttggtccacttacttttttaagaaaacgttcttttatacattgaagcacaaaatttacGGGACCGCCTATGTATTTCGTTCCatactttaggaaataatatctcgaaactggtgttgtcctggaaattcatttcaagtgagtgcgtcttgcaagctcaccggctataattcgtaaatttcaaGAAGTTCACTAGTCAATATTTGTTGATTAGTTGATAATGGGCTTCGATTTTTGGTGGTAGTAATTTCTGCTTCTTcaaataattcagctcaagggcAAGGGTTATGCAAAGAAGCAAGAAATTATGAAacgcgatttttaaaaattccacaaAGAAGATCACCCTGTATGTTATATTACCTCTGGTCGTACAGCCTACTGTCCGACATACAGATTGGTGTCAAAGTAAAATACTTTGCACAAACAGACATACTAGCTAGTCCAGTACTGTCGCCAGGAAGTGGATTTCTACACAAACAACTTACGTACTCAGGAAAACAACACGCACTCCTCCTTGGGCGCCGCTCAAACCGGGTCTTCTGACGTAACAGTTGACTGAATCCTAACTATAGAACACAACTCTAGCTTACATGAACTTATGAAAACATGAGTGCTTCGTAGATAGCGTTTATGAAAACAAGTTTAAATAGGAAGGTAATTCCTATTAGTGTGAAAAGAATCGCGTATAATCGCACTGGCACTGATCTATCGCTAATGCCACGGCCTGTGTCAGCCGTGTCCAATGGCCAATTGCTAATCGGCTTATAAGGTCAATTTTAAAGCCGCATCTCTCCATGCTTGCTCTAACATAATCACTCAGATAATCTCACTCACTCAAATAATCTCACCCTCATAATAATAATCACTCTCATAATAACTCGTACATACATCTCCTGGCCGATATGATTGAGCAGTGGGGCCTCGTACTAAATGCAATACGCTTCCTACTACTATTGATGTGCCACTTTGGTGAAGGCGATCACGTAACCTTCAGCAAAGAGCCTTGTCGCTCTAAGGAGCCACTGTTTTTTCGCTTGTTAGGCAGTTCCGACGCAGTCTCCCCATGAAATCAAATTCACAAGTGAAGTTATAACGATAAGTATAATTGGAAAGGTCATACTTTGTTTTATATGATCTCACTGGGAATAACCTCCTAGTCAAGGGCACGGATTAAATACCTAAATAAATCTATTGATTGTGGACGCGCTATTGGGCATCTGATTATGTCTTTTCCGGTGAACCCGCCTAGGTAACGTGGTTCGGGACTTCTCAAAAGCCTGCAGCCTTTCTTAAGATGACTGACAGAGCACTAAAACGCGCTCACTGAAAGCCTACTCTCAACACTGGCGTAACAATCGTACACGCAATCTCGTCATTGCCagcaagaaagaataaaaaaaaatataccgCGTTCATTCCGAGGTTACTGAATTACTTAAAGGTGAAGGTTTTGCATATGCAAAATTCGCCTAATAACTAAACATTTTGGCGCCTTTGCGGAACAGTCGGTTGTGCGCCAGATGCACAGAAATGTCGTAATAACTGTCCTTTACAGGAGGAATGTGAGTTTCTTTGGATTTTTTCACATCACATTCATTTCGACGTCTTTGTTCATTGTGTCGAGAGAGGCAGATGAGTCGGTCTTGCCGAATATGAGCTCTATTTCTTCTAAGGTCTTGCCTTTAGTTTCTGGCACAATAAATATGAACAAAACAAGCGAGACGGCCAGAAGTCCCGCGAACATCCAATAGGTTCCCGCCGCGGTCATGAGCTTCACTAGATCGTCGTAACACTTGGTGACAAGGAAGGCTAACGCAAACAGGAACGCCGTGCAGACACCCGTGGCAAAGCCTCTGGCCCTGAGCGGAAAGAGTTCTCCTAACAGCACCCAGGGCAGCGGACCGAGACCCATAGCGTACGCTGCGAAAAATATGGCGATGGCTACGAGAGGCAACCAACCGTAGGAGTCCAGAAACTCTTGACCACGAGTGGCTTTCAGGTGGAAGGAAATGCCTAGGAGGGCGAGGCTGGCACTTGATCCCGCAGATGAGACGATGAGGAGCACTTTGCGTCCTAGCCGGTCGGTCAGCGCTGTTGCGACGAAAAGCACGACGACTTGGAGAGCGCCAACAATGATGGTGCAGTCGTCAGCAGAGATGGATGTTCCGGCATCTTCGAATATGTCCTGCGCGTAGAAGAGAATGACGCAGACGGCGGAAGCCTGCTGCATGAACATCGGCAGAAGCGTGCAGAAGAACGGCTTGTAGATGCACGGCATGGTTACGTCCACCAGGGTGAAAGGCTGCTGGTTGGCCAGGTTCGCGTCGAGCACGCTTAGCTCCTCGGCAATCTTGGGACCCTTGTAGAAGTGGAGCGAGGCGATGGCGGCCTTGCGGCGTCCCTTCTGAAGCAGCCAGCTCGGCGACTCGTGCACACAGAAGAGCGCGAGCGCCATGATGACGCTGGGCGCGAGGCAAAAGGTGGCCAGCCAGCGGTAGGAGAggaacttgcccaagaagaaagTGAGCAGGATGCCGACTGAGAGGATCGCATTGGCACCGGTGTTGAGCAGGCCGCGTATGTTCGACGGACTGATCTCGGAGATGAAGACGGCGACGGTCAGGGCAGTTATGCCGACGGCGATGCCGGTCAGCACTCGACCCACGAACAGCAGCGTCGTGGACGGCGCGAACATGAGGCACAGCCAGCCGGCCATGAACACCGCAGCGGCCACGAAGAGCGTGCCACGTCGACCAATCAGGTTCACCAGCTGACCTGCACAGTTAGGTAACAGGGAGGAGAAGGCGAAGGTCAAGAACTTTGTCGCCCTAAGGAGTGT
This Dermacentor silvarum isolate Dsil-2018 chromosome 6, BIME_Dsil_1.4, whole genome shotgun sequence DNA region includes the following protein-coding sequences:
- the LOC119455802 gene encoding facilitated trehalose transporter Tret1 isoform X2, yielding MASMSFGFSCTYSSPALPDIRKSIEFSASDSAWFGSLVNLGAVFGGLAGGQLVNLIGRRGTLFVAAAVFMAGWLCLMFAPSTTLLFVGRVLTGIAVGITALTVAVFISEISPSNIRGLLNTGANAILSVGILLTFFLGKFLSYRWLATFCLAPSVIMALALFCVHESPSWLLQKGRRKAAIASLHFYKGPKIAEELSVLDANLANQQPFTLVDVTMPCIYKPFFCTLLPMFMQQASAVCVILFYAQDIFEDAGTSISADDCTIIVGALQVVVLFVATALTDRLGRKVLLIVSSAGSSASLALLGISFHLKATRGQEFLDSYGWLPLVAIAIFFAAYAMGLGPLPWVLLGELFPLRARGFATGVCTAFLFALAFLVTKCYDDLVKLMTAAGTYWMFAGLLAVSLVLFIFIVPETKGKTLEEIELIFGKTDSSASLDTMNKDVEMNVM
- the LOC119455802 gene encoding facilitated trehalose transporter Tret1 isoform X1, coding for MGLKDKRRPSIALDGHSCQFEKVPNTADVDLPTACSGTEKDARRRLYLTVATTYMASMSFGFSCTYSSPALPDIRKSIEFSASDSAWFGSLVNLGAVFGGLAGGQLVNLIGRRGTLFVAAAVFMAGWLCLMFAPSTTLLFVGRVLTGIAVGITALTVAVFISEISPSNIRGLLNTGANAILSVGILLTFFLGKFLSYRWLATFCLAPSVIMALALFCVHESPSWLLQKGRRKAAIASLHFYKGPKIAEELSVLDANLANQQPFTLVDVTMPCIYKPFFCTLLPMFMQQASAVCVILFYAQDIFEDAGTSISADDCTIIVGALQVVVLFVATALTDRLGRKVLLIVSSAGSSASLALLGISFHLKATRGQEFLDSYGWLPLVAIAIFFAAYAMGLGPLPWVLLGELFPLRARGFATGVCTAFLFALAFLVTKCYDDLVKLMTAAGTYWMFAGLLAVSLVLFIFIVPETKGKTLEEIELIFGKTDSSASLDTMNKDVEMNVM